A region from the Altererythrobacter sp. H2 genome encodes:
- the maiA gene encoding maleylacetoacetate isomerase — protein sequence MRLHGYYRSSTTYRLRIALELKGLAYDYVPVNLLTSQQKDAGFTTRNPFGSVPLLEAGGRDRAQSMAQLEWLEEAHPAPPLLPAGLEDRFTARELTYAIATELHAPLNLPVLKYLKDPLGHSQGEIDVWYRHWLARTLGPVEQRLAQLGTGDFLFDAPGLFEVVLLPQVYNAQRFAFDFGAMPHIRRIEAACLAMPQFQRAHPDNQPDNPERTMP from the coding sequence ATACGCCTGCACGGCTACTACCGCAGTTCGACCACCTACCGCCTGCGTATCGCGCTGGAGCTCAAGGGGCTCGCCTACGACTACGTGCCGGTGAACCTGCTGACCTCGCAGCAGAAGGACGCGGGCTTCACTACCCGCAACCCGTTCGGCAGCGTGCCCTTGCTGGAAGCGGGCGGGCGTGACCGGGCGCAGTCGATGGCGCAGCTGGAATGGCTGGAGGAAGCCCACCCCGCGCCGCCACTGCTGCCTGCAGGGCTGGAGGACCGGTTCACTGCGCGCGAGCTGACCTACGCCATCGCGACCGAGCTCCATGCGCCGCTCAACCTGCCGGTGCTCAAGTACCTCAAGGACCCGCTGGGCCATTCGCAGGGCGAGATCGACGTGTGGTATCGCCACTGGCTTGCCCGCACCCTCGGGCCAGTCGAGCAGCGGCTGGCCCAGCTTGGCACCGGTGACTTCCTGTTCGATGCGCCCGGCCTGTTCGAGGTCGTGCTGCTGCCGCAGGTCTACAATGCGCAGCGGTTCGCGTTCGACTTTGGCGCCATGCCCCATATCCGCCGGATCGAGGCGGCCTGCCTCGCCATGCCCCAGTTCCAGCGCGCCCATCCCGACAACCAGCCGGACAACCCGGAAAGGACCATGCCATGA
- a CDS encoding fumarylacetoacetate hydrolase family protein has product MKLASLRDGTRDGKLVVVSRDVTRCCAADNIAPTLQAALDDWDNLAPLLEALYRDVEHQTVPCERFHERDALSPLPRAYQWADGSAYINHVELVRQARGAKVPESFYHDPLMYQGGSDGFLAPREDIPLGDVAWGCDMEGEIACITGDVPMGVTSAEALGHIRLLTLVNDVSLRGLIPGELDKGFGFFQSKPASAFSPVAVTPDELGDAWADGVIRLPLNVDLNGQPFGRANAGEDATFSLADLVAHAAKTRSLCAGSIIGSGTVSNKGADGGPGKPVAQGGLGYSCIAEIRMIETIQQGAPKTPFMQPGDRVAVWMDDEHGHSIFGKIEQTVVPV; this is encoded by the coding sequence ATGAAGCTCGCCAGCCTGAGAGACGGAACCCGCGACGGCAAGCTCGTGGTGGTATCCAGGGACGTGACCCGGTGCTGCGCGGCGGACAACATCGCCCCTACGCTTCAGGCCGCGCTCGACGATTGGGACAACCTCGCCCCGCTGCTCGAAGCGCTCTACCGCGACGTCGAGCACCAGACCGTGCCGTGCGAGCGGTTCCACGAGCGCGATGCGCTCTCGCCCCTGCCCCGCGCCTACCAGTGGGCTGACGGCTCGGCCTACATCAACCATGTCGAGCTGGTGCGCCAGGCGCGCGGGGCCAAGGTGCCGGAGAGCTTCTACCACGATCCGCTGATGTACCAGGGCGGCAGCGACGGCTTCCTCGCTCCGCGTGAGGACATCCCGCTCGGCGATGTGGCCTGGGGCTGCGACATGGAAGGCGAGATCGCCTGCATTACCGGCGACGTGCCGATGGGCGTGACCAGCGCCGAGGCACTGGGCCACATCCGCCTGCTGACGCTGGTCAACGATGTGAGCCTGCGCGGGCTGATCCCGGGCGAGCTGGACAAGGGCTTCGGCTTCTTCCAGTCCAAGCCCGCCAGCGCCTTCTCGCCAGTGGCCGTAACGCCCGACGAGCTGGGCGACGCCTGGGCGGACGGCGTGATCAGGCTACCGCTGAATGTCGACCTCAACGGACAACCGTTCGGCCGCGCGAACGCGGGTGAGGACGCGACCTTCAGCCTGGCGGACCTTGTCGCTCATGCGGCCAAGACCCGCAGCCTGTGCGCCGGTTCGATCATCGGTTCGGGTACGGTTTCGAACAAGGGTGCCGATGGCGGCCCCGGGAAGCCGGTGGCGCAAGGCGGCCTCGGCTACAGCTGCATCGCCGAAATCCGCATGATCGAGACGATCCAGCAGGGTGCGCCCAAGACCCCGTTCATGCAGCCGGGGGACCGGGTGGCAGTGTGGATGGACGACGAGCACGGCCACTCGATCTTCGGCAAGATCGAGCAGACCGTGGTGCCTGTCTGA
- a CDS encoding Lrp/AsnC family transcriptional regulator, whose translation MTSQIDAIDWRILRVLQRDASLPVAAVGEQVGLSANPCWRRIRRLEELGVIRGRVALVAPEAIGLGTSVIVAIRTRRHDPEWLEAFSRAVEAIDEIVECHRMAGDIDYLLKLRVRDIADYDRIYQRLIARVPDLSDVTSNFSMERLKETTALPLPL comes from the coding sequence ATTACCTCGCAAATTGATGCTATCGACTGGCGTATCCTGCGCGTCCTGCAACGCGACGCCAGCCTGCCGGTCGCGGCGGTTGGCGAGCAAGTGGGCCTGTCTGCCAATCCGTGCTGGCGGCGCATCCGGCGGCTGGAGGAACTGGGTGTGATCCGCGGCCGGGTCGCTCTGGTTGCGCCTGAGGCGATCGGGCTCGGCACCTCGGTGATCGTCGCCATCCGCACCCGCCGGCACGATCCCGAGTGGCTCGAAGCCTTCTCCCGCGCGGTCGAGGCGATCGACGAGATCGTTGAATGCCACCGCATGGCGGGCGACATCGATTACCTGCTGAAACTCCGCGTGCGCGACATTGCCGACTATGACCGCATCTACCAGCGCCTGATCGCCCGCGTGCCCGACCTGTCGGACGTGACCTCCAACTTCTCGATGGAGCGGCTCAAGGAAACCACCGCCCTGCCCCTGCCGCTCTAG
- a CDS encoding DUF6356 family protein: MIRKAFTEHPASVGETYGEHLAHASGFGLRMIAGGIACLLHGLLPFLFVKTGSQQIRTLHDRMVVNRSKMPSVMDFVI, from the coding sequence ATGATCCGCAAGGCATTCACCGAACACCCCGCATCAGTCGGCGAGACCTATGGCGAGCATCTCGCCCATGCGAGCGGCTTTGGCTTGCGGATGATTGCGGGCGGGATTGCCTGCCTCCTCCACGGGCTGCTGCCGTTCCTGTTCGTGAAGACCGGCAGCCAGCAGATCCGCACCCTGCATGACCGGATGGTGGTCAATCGCTCCAAGATGCCCAGCGTGATGGACTTCGTGATCTAG